The DNA window aaaaaaggtacaaaatTAATGGATAAAACTCTATAAAAGCTACGACATCAaaattcttccttctctttgtttatcagCTCCGTTATGCTCCGGGTTTTCTAATCTTTGTGGAACCATTTAAAGGTTTTTGCAGTTGTTTGTCTCCTTCATCTTGGAATTCTATGGGCTTGCCTTTGTAATGTTGTCTTCTTTGAGTTATTCTAATaatgttgttattttatttaaaaaagaaacagTGGGccttgagaggaaaaaaatatagtttCTTTTGGTACTTTATCTGTTGCTAAACTATTACTAAAATGTGGAAACTCTAGTAGTGTTACATAAATCTCTTGATATATACTTTTGGTAATAAGgtaaatgaaaaatgattttgGATGATAAGGTATCATACTTTGGTAATTTGCTCCTTATATCAGCTTCTTTGTTTTGGTTTGCCAAATGAAAATGTGTATTTGCACTGATAAGTAGCATTTTTGTCCCTTTGAACTAGTCAGGAAGACAGTTGACTTGAATGGGTACAAACCTCCTCTCGAGCTTCTTCAGATTCTTCCTGCAAAGTCGACAATGAGAGGATCAGACTGTGGTCCACAAATTGGAccaaataatccaaaatttGTCTTGGTATGACTCATCATATTATGTATACTAATTTTCTCCCTAAAATTTGAGAGCATTCATGGATTTTAAATGAATATGATATTGTTCtactttatcatttttttctacCATAGGGAATGCAAGCTTTATTGGACCTAATGGTTGCGGTTAATGGCTCTGTATCAGATGCAGCAAAGTTTTTGGGGTATAATATGGTTGTTGAGTTTTTCCACTGTTTTTAAgtgtttttaaatatttgatatTCTACAACAGGAATGCCTTTTCTTTGCTGTAACATGCTGTTATACCATACACTGACCCACTGTATCAAGTAAATCATTGCGTTCTCTCTTGAATATTGCAGGTTAAGCACAGGTGCTTTATCACGTTTGATATTATCGGATAATTCTCTTAGAATGGCTGTAAATGAACTGAGGACATCAAAGGTATACTTAAATAGAATCAGGCTATATTCATAATCCCTCTTCTAAAATTTAATTCATGTTTATGTATGGATATCCTAttcatttcattttctcttattaAAGTCTGTTTTCTCAGCCATAGTTTTCCCTATGTCACAGAGTTGAGGCGATTGATGCCATATACGCTGTTTTATATAGCCATATACACTTTCttagttattaaaaaaataaagaacaaaaatttCCAGGATGCAACATTCAAATTCAGCCCAAAATGTAAAATAGATATTATAAATTTTCTTCTACCAGGAATAAAAATGAATGAGTGTAAAATCCCAAACCATCGCGTTGTCaccctcaacccaacccaactcaactcaactcaactcaactcaactcagccttatcccaacgaAATGGGGTCACCCTCCaccataaaattaaaaaaaaaagaagaagttgttTTCTTGTTGCCTAAATGATGAATAGAAGGAAATTCTGGCAGGATTAACTTAATATTGTGATCGTAGAGTGGAGGAACCTACTGCCTGAGTCTTTGACAATCAGCTAGGATCAGGTGAATCAATCTGTTGAACCTATTGCAGGAGCTCAATACCATACTAAAGAGCTTGCAGCTCAATGAAAACTACATCGAATTGCCGACTTCTCCATGTTTCTTTGGTTTTGACTTTTCATTTTGGACCAAATTCTACATCAGATTGCTTAGGTCTCTTCTAGGGTTTCACAGTTGGGCTTGTGCTTCTAAAACAATTTAATTCAGTTTATTTGCTATAATTCATGTGTTAAATTTCACACATcgcaaaaaaaattctaattttggTTACAATTACCCAGAAGCTCTCTTTTTTGCACCTCTGCACTGTCCGTCTGGATTTTTGTATGCAGAGAGCGTACTGCCAAGTCAATTTTATCTACTCCCCTTCTCTCTCGAAGCTGAGATATTGCAATCCCTTCCCATACCTGAATTGCTGTTCTGTTaacttctcttctttattctctaGCAGTTTCCTGGTGTTTTCTGGTGATACCCTTTTCCTGTTGTTCAACAATCTCTCTTTTCATCATTTTCACATTGTGGTTTCCACGGTTTCGTGGTTCATGGTTGAAGGTTTTCATGCAAGTCCTTCAGTGTGATTTCTCCATTTTCCAGCAAAATTTCATGGTTTCACAATTAATGGTCGCAGATTTTACTAGTTCTCTGGCAACCTCTCTATTTTCTGTCCAAGATTTTTTGGTTTCATCATGCATGGTTTAAGGTTTCATGGAATTCTGTGGTAATCTCTCTGTTCCAGGCAAGATAAGAGAAATTACTGATTTTTCCCTTTGTCATGAGAACATAATGCACATAACAGAGGGCAAATATAGGTTAAGGGATGAACCCAACCATGCTTGGTTACAACCAAGTGCACCCCAAAGACAGGTACACCACACAGTGAAGGGGCCCTGAAACTAGACATGTGGCTAATCCAAGGGGTATATATGCTACCCATCCATACGGGTAATTTGACAAAATCTACATTTCAAGTGGCTCAAGATGGTTTGACcacctcatttttttttgggtataaagGTTTGCCCACCTATTATTTGGTTTTATGCATTTTATTCATCCCTTTACGAGCCCTACCTTTTTATAGGAAACAGTGGGTTAGTAAATGGACAGGATGTGAAATCTCATTTTATGGCTGAGATTTTCCTCAGTGattctatttatttatattcACCTTGTAGCCATCCACAGTGATGATATTTGGTATTGTTATGATCAAGAACTGCATTCTACTAGAGAAAAATTCTACTTATTTTTTGTCAAATATGGATGGTTTTAGAACTGCATCCATGATCCAAATGTAACTCAGTGATGCCTTGCAGGGTATGAGGCCTCTTGTTTAAGAAGATTCATGAGAAGAGCGATGGCATCTGTGTCAGGTTCAAGTATTATGTTTTTAATTTAGCTTTCACCTTGTACTAGCATACTCAACTTTGGATcgaaaataatttttcttatcAATTTTTGTTGTAAAGCTCTCTCTGTTTGACATCAATTTTGGTATGTGTAATTGGTCTCAATGAAAGATTGCTGGTTATGGGAGAGGATgcaaagtctctctctctctctctctctcacacacacacacacacacacacaagtgTGCTTGTTATGCGTGATGGGTACTGAATAAGTATTGTTTTTCATACTTGGCATTAATACAAGGGAGAAATTCTGCATATCAAGATTACTCTACCATAATGAATGCCATGCTTCCATGCACAAATATGTGGTGCCATCTTAGTTGCAATGCTGTCTATGTAAGGGAACCTAGGTGGATAATTTGggaggaaaacagaaaaaaatagtTTGTACATGGTATACAAGTAGATGAACTTTTAAGGGTTCACCCAACTCTCCAAACTTGCATAATTGATGTGAGTAGGTCCAATGTGGTAGATGACTGGTCAGTTTCAAACCCGAATTAGCAAGTGAAGTGACTGGAAAATCACCTCAAACTTCCATAGAATTACAAAACTGTCAGTTTTTTTAACGGAAAGCATGTGTGAGATCCTTTTTCATATGGACCCATTTTCTGTCCTATTAACAAACAAGCCCTTGAAATATGTCATAGATGGAACCAAGGCTGTCAACATATAATATGCTGAGTATATACACCCATCTCTAAtctataacatataaacttAAAAGACTTGAGCCACGCCAAATATGTTTGATTTATAGAAATTATAGAAGATTTTCATGTGAGAAGTACATAATTTTTTCTTAGCACatgaggtaatgattataaccatttctttttgaaatataaaaatttcacttccctttcctttcaaTTTTGAGCCTCAATGAAAGAAGCGAGATGGAGTTGCACCAAAGAATACACAATTGGAATAATTATACTTTGACATGTGATTCTTGTTGAAAATTTATGGTACTCACATGAGAGATTGAATCATACGCACTAAATGAAAATTACATAAAACTACCGTGTAACTTTAGTTAGGAATAGGGTTATGTGAGCAAGTTGCATAGAGGAGCAGGGTTTTAGTGCACGATATCAATACCTATACTGCTAAGGTCGGCCATGTCAGGCAAGACAGGACAGTTTTGTCCCTCAACATATCTATGCATGGTTTTTTGAACCATTTTGCTCTCCCTTGTCTAGACACCACCGGTATGGTATCGATCAAGTATTTGACAAAGCCATTTTGATCCTGATAcctaaaaggctaaaaccatgtACCATGTAGAGGAAGGCACTAATGAGGTGCAAAGGAGAAATTTATATAGGGATAAGGGAGGGCATTAAagttattttatgtgaggaagagagagatagaataCCCTCCCTTAGGGGCTCATAGAATCTTTTCCCTTTAATATTCAAGTGGAAATGATTTATAACTAGGTGCGTAGCCTCGGCTAGTGCACCCCtcttttatctctctcctcccctccctggAACTGACATTTTTATTCCTTAAAATGATTCTTTTCCATAAGCATTCATTGGGTGCTTTCAACCAATGTAGGCTATGCTCTCTTAAAAGAAGCACTCTTACAATATTTTATTTGCAAATACTCCAATCTAGAGATTGTGGATTCCATTTAGTGTGGTCTACCCACTCAACCAAGGTTCAAGACTATGGGGACAGAATCGGTTGAAACCTTACAAATAGAATTGAGAGAAGGCAAAAATTTCATAAAACTCTTAGTTTTAGGGATCTCAGataagtttcattgattttcttttactttattcacaatgattaaaaaaaaaaaacatgattacaTCACTGCACTTCCACTTGACACCTATTGTAATGATAAACGGCTCGTCTCGCCGTGTCGCCGTGACCTTTTCTTGGATTCTCGNNNNNNNNNNNNNNNNNNNNTCCCCATAGGGGCAGAGAACCCATCGTTATCTTGACTATGCCACCAGAGGCTTTGGGGAAGTCGGAATAGGAAAGCATTCATCTTGGTGGGCTTACCttaaaaaacaatttttgtGTTCTACTCTTTTTACCTCTTATTCATACTGTTCAACCAATACAATATCGGCCAGATATCACGATCAAACATGTGCCAAACCAATACAAATCACTCAAGCAATCCAGTACCAATCCTAAAACCATGTCCACAATGGCATCAAACCCTCCATTACATGGCTCTAAGGCCATCATCCGTCCATTtctcatcaataaaaaaaaaaaaaaaaaaaggcaatctAGCATAATTTATGGTGGTGTTTGGTTGCGAAAATGTAATTCTTCGTTTATTTGGGTGTTTGGTTGTAGTTAGTGGTGATTTTATACAGAGACATGATTCCACAATTTGTAGTAAAGGGTGAGTCATTCATCAGTTAAGCAAGATAGGTTAATTCAAGATTGAACCTACCGATTCTACCCCACATATAAATAACCTACATTCCATCAAGAATGCAAAGTATCGAGCCTCAAGTTGAAAGCCACAAAACCTGCAAGCGACTCCATTTTCTCTAGCTGCTAttgctctttttctctctctcgtAGAATCAAAATCGGATCCAATAAAAAACTGATACCAActtcaaatattaaaaaaatatatatatatttttttataattttgaatccctatatttatatgataaatcaaaatcaaaccaattaaaaaaatgaaagataaatGGAACTGGTTTTTTGGAGTTTCGTATATAATgtagttttctttgtttttttaggtTTGGGATAGGTTCCGTGAGCTGAGCATTTTTGTGCTATGATCAGGGGTAATGCGAGTTAAGTTCCCTTTTGTATCTTtctcttgatttttatttttaataaattcttagGGGCTGCCCCTGTTTAGGGGTATTTTCgggtaagaaaacaaataaatagatttaaaaaaaaataaaaaaattctccaaaCCGAAataaaactgaatcaaaaccGATGAAACTAAATCGGAACCGTTCCTAACCTACCAATTGACAGCTACTTGGAACTGACTCCGAAGTCCGAACGTCACTAAAGTGAAGAGTGGAGGAGAAACCAAGGCGTCTTTGCTTCTtcgtttatttttttctatttatattaaCCGACCTGGAGAAAGAAGGTGTGACGCTTTTTGCATCTTCGTTTATTTTTTTTCGGAAGGAGCTGAAGTTGAAAGCAGCGTTCAAAGCTCAGGGAAGGAGCAATCTTCAGCAGCCGCGCGTAGGTCGAATCCAGGTGAGATTGGAATCCCTAGTAGCTTCATTTCTCATAATCTTCCGTTTTCTCTCCTCTATTGTGATTAGGTACTATGTTCGATTCTTATCTCTTAACTTTTTGGATCGATTCAATTCAAATCCTGTCAATTCTCTTGGTTGCATGACTTGGATTTCCTCTCGGCGttgaaatttatgatttttatccatttatgtTTCGAGATCTAAATTTGAGAATTATCCTTGAACTTGTAAGCGTTGAATGCATGTTTACACTTTACTCGGCTTAATTTAATTTGAATTgcttcagaattttttttttttgtagtccATCAAATTGTTCGTCGAATTTCTTCATTTCCAAGATCACCATTTGTTTCTGTATCTTGGATGTGCGTCTCCTCGTCCACAAATCCGGACGAGGTGTTTCGATGCCTGAAAATTTAGTCAGTAAATGTTCTTACGTGAATGGGGCTTTTTGTGGTTGTGGTTTGTTCTTTTCGAATCTTGATAATATAAATTTCACTACTCAACACTCACAgcttatttactttttattcaatcatttcacttattatcattattttaaaaaaaaattatgttgttGTGGTATGTAACACGAGGACTTCATTTCTcattggttgattttttttacttgaacaTTGATGTTGATGCCTTGAACTTTACAGTCATTGATATTTCAGCTTTTtgacgactctctctctctctctctctctcctcatcagGAATCTCTTCATTTTGATTTGTATTGAATTTTATGGTCATTGATATCTTAGTTTTCTGTAGCGACGCAAAGATCTGGACAAAGTCTGGGTCGAGGTCATACAATGTGGCAATTCTCTGCTTATTTGTCCAACATGGAGATGGTCTAGTCTCAGATTTATATGTCTATGCCCAactggtttcgatttggtttccaTTCTGATTCGGTTTGTTAGAGCATAATTATCATATTTAGATTTTATACTTTAGAGCATAATTATTCCCACCTGATATTGTTGTTAAGTATGATTAAACGTAATTAATGCCAAATAatgaatattatatatattgtaaacaaagaaaagaaatactcATATATAttgtaaagaaagaaaagaattaagtCTTCTAAAAATTTGGCAAATTAAGTGTTGTATTTGTAGCTCAGTGAATCGTCCtgtgacccgaaacaagggtggATAGAGAGGACACTGGATTCCAAGGAACTTGCTGGGTCCCGATGGTTACATTCCACCTGATTTAATCCGTGGTATCTTTGATGTCTCTAGGAATAGAATCAAGATGTTGATGGTAAGGTAGCTGCACAACCACTTTATTCACTATTTTGCATCTCCAATGAAACATTCTCTGCTAAAATTTCCCTGTAATCATCTCAAGATCAGTAGGCTTACTCATTTAATGAACCTACCCTTTATAGGTGTGTCGGCTATGATAACAGGTTTGGTCATAGTCAATTTGTGCCTGGTTGGCCTTGTACTGTGCAAGCACATGGAAAATCATAACTGTTCGAACTTAAAAATGTTATCTTTAACCTATCTTTGTACACAGGATTGGTCAATTATGTACAAGGATTTAGAGATCGAAATCCAGGATTGAATCTCAATTGGACTAGATCAGCCATTTCAATCCTTATCCTGGGTGAACCACAGAGGAAAATTTCCATAAGGGAGAATAAATTACTGGTTTATTGTGTATCTCTTCATATATTGTTGTTTTTATGCCACTTAGAAGCTATATGTTTGACTCTGTGCAGGGGTTATTTGGTTGTGGTGAAGTAAATATTTAAGAATTGGGATACAAAGCAATGATTGGTCTCCTCCATTTGTGTTATGAATCAGGTGGACCAGACAATCCAATCCTGATTCCTATACTTAAAAACCTAGACTGCCTTCACTCATATTATGTAATTGGAACAAAACATTTACTCTTGTAATTCATAGGCACACTTCTTGTACCCTTTCATTTTCTTGTTCTCTAGAATGAAACCACAAAACCGCCAGAAAATTTagtagtccttttttttttttttttgacttgaaGAGACATAGGACATAGCACAAGCTTGACAAGGCACAATGAACTGATGTAGATAAATACTGAAGATGGACTTCCTACTATCAAAGACCTCGAGTTTGTGATACTCACTTCTTCGAAGAGAATGGTCCAAGCATTGTTGATTACCTACCTACTAACTGTGGACTGTATATTGTTGTTGATTGTGTGCTGCTGATTCTTCGTCACTTCGAAACTAAagaacgatttttttttttcaacaaggGGGAATGATCCAGATGAATTaaaaaagtggtttattttagtggaaataagccttaAGTTGGTCCACATATGCATTAGTCTTAGTCAATTGGTTTTTGTAATAATGTACCATTTTAATGTGCCAAAAATAAGGATAGGATTTAGGAATACGGGACTTATTAGCTAGTTAAGTTGGTTCttagtttttgttttctattaaattttgttactattttttaatattctcTTGGTTTGATTGGGTAAGATATTAGATTTCCAGCTTCTCTACAATTTGTAGTGACAGTTTTCTAGCGGGATAGGTTATTTCCTATGACTGGTTGATTTGGGGTGTGTGTTTCCCATTGAActactattttttattatttctttggaTAATGTTATCTGTAAACAGCCCTCATTCTATCCTACTATGGGCTAGCATGCACAATAAATACACGTAAGAGCCTATGGTCTCTCCATTGATTTAAAGTAATATATTGGTTTTGTTTTCTGAGACTTTGCTGTTGTGAATTCAGTAGTCACTGTTGTAGATTCTGTAGTGTGCTTGGTGGGTTCCAAATGAAGGCTAAGGTGGATTTGTTAGTGTAAGAATGGATTCTTTTCATGGGTTTGGTGGATTCCTGCCCTATTATCCCTTCTCCATTTCTATCTATTTTGCAAGTTCACAGGtcagattttttttcatatttttcacccTGCAGAAGCCCTGTTTTCTATTCAATTTCAGCCCTGTTACTATTGCCATATAATACAAAGTTCCTGTCATGTTGTTCTCCGGAATTCTTTTGGTCTGTTCTGGAACTGTTGTTAACATTCCTGGTAGCACTTGAACTCTAGTGGATCACCCTATTCTGTTATCAGATTTGGCTCAAATTCTGTGGTCTGATTCTGTTAGTAGAATGGACCATTCGGCTGATGTCTGGTTCTGGTCTGAATTCTCTATCTTGAGTATTATAATTTCTCCAATTCTGGCTTGTTTACCTGTTCTGTGATCTTGTTATGAACTAGTTTCTGCTAAGCTATTCTGGCCAGGAGGCTGGTTTACATTACCTATCTTACTACATAACTATTGTATGCCACTGCTATTTTTTCACTCTTTTAATCGACAAGTCACTTTGTATCACAGTATTGAATTGAATTCAGGTTGTTATTTCTTTCGCATATGTCAAATGTAGAACTTGAGTAATTTCTTGAAAGTCGGTCTAGAGAACTTAAAAGGAATATTGCCTAGAGAGTTACTTTCTCCTTTTAATAGTGGAACAGCTTATCAAGTGAAGACATATAGATGATGTTCAAAGAATGAGACATAAGCTGAGGTGTTTAAGATTTATTATTTGATAATACTTTGGTCATTAGaattttgggcttgtaagaatggaaagacaattttttgaccttgaaattttgtagaaatcccatcttgggttattttgaatggtttgatttttttctaaaaagggttgaccaaggattatggtttggtcaagatctttgGCAAGGATGAATGTTTGGGGAAGGCAGAGGCCTTGATTGCACACAtgggtgtttgaaagtttgtattggacattcaacccagatccattagccgtgttaaggcgttgggtcGTTCGTTCAACAATAAAACCATTCACTAGATTAGGCTTTAGTCAAGTTGTATGACTCTAGCATACCACTAGATACAGACCCAGTACTTTGGCAAGCTGTAAACCTACAATTACTGACAGAGGACTATTAATATTTTGTATTCAACTTAGCTATACATGCTAATAACAATTGCAGGTATAATGGAAATGATTATCACCACCTACCCCCAGTAAATATCTTATTTATCTCTTTGGTGCAACCAATTAATCGGTGCAGAAATATTAATTTCTTTGGAAGAAAATCTAATTTAGAATAGTGGAACATTTGTCATTGAAATTCTTCTCTTGTGACAATTCTGAAGATTCCCTTAATGTTCTATAACTGAATGACACGAGTGCTTGCCAACAAGCATAATATCTGACAAAAAATATGTCTGCACCCGTGAATTGGTTGAGAGTAACTTCTATAAATGGAGATTTCTATTTTAATACATTGTTTTAACAGTTTGCAACTAGATTGTTTGGGAGTAAAAGTACTATGCCTACTACCATAATATCTGACAAAAGCATCTGTATCTCGAGATTTCATTTCTCTATTTAGTGGGCTATCAACTAGCCAGTCCAGTTGTAGTTTTCATCAGACTCTTAACTTTAATGTTTGTCCTTCATTGATACTCGGGACTTTGTCTGATATTTTAAGTTTTCCTTTCAGATTGCAAGATGGCAGCAACAACAGCAGCTACATTCTCCATTGGGTCCGTGACTGGTACCCAGACACACCAAGTTTCAAAATTTAAGCCCCTCTGCATGAAGTTCAACTCTGCCAACTCTCTTAAGAGTTTCAGTGGTCTCAAAGCAGCATCATCTTTAAGCTGTGAATCAGAGTCGTCATTCTTGGGCAAGGAAAGCAGTACTGCTCTTCGAGCCTCTTTTGCACGAATGGCTGAAGAACAAAGTAGGAGAACAGAAAATTGTGTCCAGCCGCAGGCTTCAGCTTTCAAAGTGGCTGTTCTTGGAGCTGCTGGAGGAATTGGCCAACCCCTTGCACTTCTGATCAAGATGTCTCCTTTGGTCTCGGATCTACATCTTTATGATATTGCAAATGTTAAGGGAGTAGCAGCTGATCTCAGTCATTGCAATACCCCTTCTCAAGTTCTGGACTTCACAGGTAACGGCGAATTGGCTAATTCTCTGAAAGGTGTAGATGTTGTTGTCATACCTGCTGGAGTTCCGAGAAAGCCGGGCATGACTCGTGATGACCTGTTCAACATTAATGCCAGCATAGTCAAGAACTTGGTTGAGGCTGTTGCAGATAACTGCCCGGATGCCTTCATCCACATCATCAGCAACCCAGTCAATTCTACGGT is part of the Macadamia integrifolia cultivar HAES 741 chromosome 9, SCU_Mint_v3, whole genome shotgun sequence genome and encodes:
- the LOC122089263 gene encoding malate dehydrogenase, chloroplastic-like, yielding MAATTAATFSIGSVTGTQTHQVSKFKPLCMKFNSANSLKSFSGLKAASSLSCESESSFLGKESSTALRASFARMAEEQSRRTENCVQPQASAFKVAVLGAAGGIGQPLALLIKMSPLVSDLHLYDIANVKGVAADLSHCNTPSQVLDFTGNGELANSLKGVDVVVIPAGVPRKPGMTRDDLFNINASIVKNLVEAVADNCPDAFIHIISNPVNSTVPIAAEVLKQRGVYDPKKLFGVTTLDVVRANTFVAQKKNLKLIDVDVPVVGGHAGITILPLLSKTKPSVIFTDEEVEELTVRIQNAGTEVVEAKAGAGSATLSMAYAAARFVESSLRALDGDADVYECAFIQSDLTELPFFASRVKLGKKGVEAVISADLQGLTEFEAKALEVLKPELKASIEKGVAFAQKQPAMA